Within the Salinirubrum litoreum genome, the region ATGCGGGTGTAGACAGCGTGGTCGCCGCCGACGCCGCACCCGAGATGGTCGCGACGACGAGGGAGGCGTACCCCGGCGTCGAGGGGGTCGTCGGTGACGCCGAACGGCTCCCGTTCGCGTCGGACTCGTTCGACGCCGTGACCTGTCGGATCGCCGCGCACCACTTTCCCGACCCCGCCGCGTTCGTCGCGGAGGTCGCTCGGGTGCTCGAACCCGGCGGTGTCTTCGCCTTCGAGGACAACGTCGCGCCGGACGACGACACACTCGACGAGTTTCTCAACACCGTCGAGCGCACTCGGGACCCGACCCACGTCCGCTCACACCGCGTCGGTGACTGGCACGCGTGGCTCCGAGCCGAGGGCTTGACCGTCGAACGGTCGCGGGTCGTCACGAAGACGCTCGACTACGACGAGTGGGTCGGGAACGTCGACGCACCAGCCGAGCGTCGCCGGCGACTTCGCGCCGTGTTCACAGACCGACCGCCCGGTGCGACCGAGTTGTTCGAGATCGTCGAGTCGGACGGCGAGGTGGACTCGTTCGCCAACCTGAAACTACTGCTTCGCGCGACACTGTGAGCACAATCTCGGCGGCCTGAACGCGGTCCTGTCGGTCGCCCGCCTCACTGCGTGGCCGTCTCTTCGGAGCCGGGTCAGTCGGTGTCGGGTCAGTCGGTGTCGGGTCAGTCGGTGTCGATCCGCTCTTCGATACGCGCCGACTCGTCGTCGGGCGTGACTCCGGCCGGGTGGAAACACGCCGCGCTGTGCTCTTCGGCCGTCCAGCTATCGAGTTCGGGTTCCGTCTCGAGACAGCGATCGGTCGCCTTCGGACACCGCGAGGCGAACCGACAGCCAGCAGAGATATCCACGGGGTCTGCGGGTTCTCCGTCCAGCATCACGCGGTCTCGACTGCCCCGTGGGTCAGTCTCGGGAACTGCGTCGAGGAGTGCCTCGGTGTAGGGGTGTTTCGGATCACCGACGATCTGGGCGGTCCTGCCGCGCTCGACGAAGCGACCGAGGTACATGATCGCCAGCCTGTCGGCGATTCGAGTGAGGCTGGCGAGGTCGTGTGAGATGTACAGGACGCCGATTCCTTCGGTGTTCGCGAGCGAGCGGAGGAGGTTGAGCACCACGGCCTTGAGTGAGACATCGAGCATCGACGCCGGTTCGTCACAGATGAGAAAGTCGGGGTCGATGACGAGTGCCCGCGCGATGGCGACACGTTGACGCTGACCGCCCGAGAGCTCGTTCGGATACTTGTCCAGATAGCGCTCGACGGGCGCCATCCCGACCTGTTCGAGCGTCTCGTAGACGGCCGTGTCACGCTCGTCGAGCCGGTAGTTGTGGATCGTCAGTGGCTCTCTGACCAACTGTTCGACGGTCATTCGCGGGTTCAACGAGTCGTAGGCGTTCTGAAAGACGATCTGGAGTTTCTGCCGAAGCGACTGGAGGTTCCCGTCCTGGTAGTACTCGTGTGAGCGCCCGTCGAACGTGAACCCGCCGCGAGTCGGCTCCTCCAACAGCGCGAGGGTCTGCCCGAGCGTCGTCTTGCCACAACCGGACTCGCCGACGACGCCGAGAATCTCACCGCGCGAGACCGACAGCGAGACGCCGTCGACAGCACGGACGTGTGACTCACCTTCGTTCAGTACCTCGGTGAGGATCTCGCCGCGCTGTTCGTACCACCGGCGGAGGCTGTTCGAGATGCCGGTCACGTTCGGGGAGATACCACCGACTGGAAGCCGGCCCAGTAGCGACTCCGACCGCTCGTACCACGTACACAACTCGTCGACCTCAAGCAGCACCTCGCCCGAGTCGGAACGCGACCCCTCCGTGGACCAGCCCCACGTCGACGCGTCTTCTGCGTCCCGGCGCATCCACGCACCGTGTTCGGCGTTGTGACAGGCGACGCTGTGATTCCGGTACGGAAGTGCTTCGACCTCCGGCTCTCTCGTCGCACACGCTTCGCTCGCGAACGGACAGCGCGGTTCGAAGACACAGCCAGTCGGCTCCGCTTCGAGGTTCGGCGGTTCACCCGGGACCGAGACGAGATCCTCGTCCTCGTCTTCCAGCGCCGGGAACGCGTTCTTCAGCCCCATCGTGTACGGGTTCGCCGGGTTGAGCAGGACGTTCTCGACTCGCCCCTGTTCCATCACCGTCCCGCCGTACATCACCGACATCTCGTCGCACGTCTCGGCGATGACACTCATGTCGTGGGTGATCAGCAGCAGCGAACTGTCCGTCTCCTCTTGAATCTGGAGGATGTTGTCGATGATCTTGTCCTGGACGATCACGTCCAGCCCCGTCGTCGGTTCGTCGGCGACGATCAGTTTCGGTTCGAGCGCGAGTGCCATCGCGATGACGACACGCTGGCGCATCCCGGCAGAGAACTGGTGGGGGTACTCGTCCGTCCGTTCGGCGTCGAGGCCGACCGCCTCGAACAGTTCACGGGCGCGTCGTCTGGCGTTGGCGTCGGAGAGTTCACGGTGGGTCTGGATCGCCTGGACGATCTGTCCACCGACGGTCATCACCGGGTCGAGGGCGTCGATGGCCGTCTGTGGGATGAACGCGATCTCCTCCCAGAGCATGTCCTGTCGCTGTGAGGGGGTCAAAGCGAGCAGGTCCCGTCCCTCGAACTCGACGCTCCCGGACTCGATCACCGCGTGGTCGGGCAGGAGTCCGAGGATCGCCTTCGCGGTCGTCGACTTGCCCGAGGCGGACTCACCCGAGAGGCCGTAGTTGACGCCGTCGTCGATACTGAACGAGACGCCGTTCACGCTGTAGAGCGGGCCGTCCCGGGTCTCGTATCGCACCGCGAGATCTTCGACGTCGAGGAGCGTCATCCGCCGATCCCGCCGAGGAGTGCCCGGGGAGAGGTCACACCCCGGTAACGACCATCCAGACTCACAGAGGGACCGCCCCTGCGCGTCGTTCGAGCCATCTCGACACTGCATAACACGCAACATGTTAAGAACCCTCGCATCACACCACCCCATGACATGACCGAGTCACTCGTCCGTCGACTCGGTCGGTTCGACGCCGTGCTGCTCAC harbors:
- a CDS encoding class I SAM-dependent methyltransferase, with the protein product MDEQTDRKRSAAARFGEHAGAYLDSSVHRAGDDLDQLTDWVGPADRALDVATGAGHTAGALLDAGVDSVVAADAAPEMVATTREAYPGVEGVVGDAERLPFASDSFDAVTCRIAAHHFPDPAAFVAEVARVLEPGGVFAFEDNVAPDDDTLDEFLNTVERTRDPTHVRSHRVGDWHAWLRAEGLTVERSRVVTKTLDYDEWVGNVDAPAERRRRLRAVFTDRPPGATELFEIVESDGEVDSFANLKLLLRATL
- a CDS encoding ABC transporter ATP-binding protein; the encoded protein is MTLLDVEDLAVRYETRDGPLYSVNGVSFSIDDGVNYGLSGESASGKSTTAKAILGLLPDHAVIESGSVEFEGRDLLALTPSQRQDMLWEEIAFIPQTAIDALDPVMTVGGQIVQAIQTHRELSDANARRRARELFEAVGLDAERTDEYPHQFSAGMRQRVVIAMALALEPKLIVADEPTTGLDVIVQDKIIDNILQIQEETDSSLLLITHDMSVIAETCDEMSVMYGGTVMEQGRVENVLLNPANPYTMGLKNAFPALEDEDEDLVSVPGEPPNLEAEPTGCVFEPRCPFASEACATREPEVEALPYRNHSVACHNAEHGAWMRRDAEDASTWGWSTEGSRSDSGEVLLEVDELCTWYERSESLLGRLPVGGISPNVTGISNSLRRWYEQRGEILTEVLNEGESHVRAVDGVSLSVSRGEILGVVGESGCGKTTLGQTLALLEEPTRGGFTFDGRSHEYYQDGNLQSLRQKLQIVFQNAYDSLNPRMTVEQLVREPLTIHNYRLDERDTAVYETLEQVGMAPVERYLDKYPNELSGGQRQRVAIARALVIDPDFLICDEPASMLDVSLKAVVLNLLRSLANTEGIGVLYISHDLASLTRIADRLAIMYLGRFVERGRTAQIVGDPKHPYTEALLDAVPETDPRGSRDRVMLDGEPADPVDISAGCRFASRCPKATDRCLETEPELDSWTAEEHSAACFHPAGVTPDDESARIEERIDTD